The stretch of DNA AGAGGTAACCATGTGTAATGTGCGTCCTTCAAAGACATCATTTCTCTCTGAAGGACAAATGGATTTAGTGTTAAAAGGTACGACACACTTTGTTTAGTGGGTCATCCTAATTATACACAATAGTATGTGACATTTCTTCTATCATCCTTCTGACTAAAATAATAGGAATTGTCCACTGTCTTGACAAAGCCTTCATCTTACTTAACGAGCCTCCTCCACCGTCTCTTTCATCTTCAGACCAGAGCCACAGGGTTGTGGTGGTGGTTCCAAGCCAAGTCAGGCAGACTCACCTGGCCCGGATCAGGAAGAGGAGATCCTTGGCTCTGACGATGATGAGCAGGAGGACCCTGGTGACTACTGCAAGGGTACAACATCTCTCTTTTGCTGTTTGTCCTCATAGGAAGTGAAAGCTTCAGACACAAAAGCTTCAAAGATACAGTGTGAGGGAACCTGTCTTTGTTTGTATAGGTGGCTATCACCATGTGAAGATCGGAGATCTTTTCAACGGAAGGTACCATGTGATCCGTAAACTGGGCTGGGGGCACTTCTCCACTGTGTGGCTGGCCTGGGACATCCAGTAAGTTGACACTTAACTGCAGATTTAATTCattctgtatttaaaaaaaaccaaaaacaaacaccacaAACTTCACCTCTGTGCTAAACCTTTTGAGTAAACAAAAATGATACTTGGAGGAATTAAGTGCTGAATATGTGAACTGAAACATTTATTGGCACATTAGGTTGTAATTACTCAAATTCCTGATTTCTGTTTTTGTACGTACCTTGCAGGGAGAAGCGCTTTGTGGCCATGAAGGTTGTAAAAAGTGCTGAACATTACACAGAGACTGCTCTGGATGAGATCAAGCTGCTCAAATCTGTAATGTtcactatttcatttcagcttatTTTGTTTCTGACCATTTTTCACCCATACAAGTGtgattgtgtgtttttcataGGTGCGAAACACAGATCCCAGTGATCCCAGCAGAGAGCGAGTGGTGCAGCTTCTAGATGACTTCAAAATTTCTGGCATGAATGGCACTCGTATCTTTTGAAAGATTTTCTGTCTgtctaaaataaacaaatgtgcaCACACTTTACAGTAAGCTTGAATTTACTAAGCTTAAATTGGATCCAGGTCACTATTCAGCCATATAAGCGCTTCATCATAGTTCATCTTTTAAAAACCTTTGACATTGACATTGATATCAATCAGTGGTGACAAGATACTGTTTGAGTCATCAGGCAAACCAAAGTTTCTCATTTTAGCACACCCCCAGCTCTCTGTGCAGCTATTTGTGGTTCCTCTGCTGTCAACTAGCTGTGCCCATTTGCACATCCTTGGGTGTCAGTCTGTGATGCATTGATGTAGGCATCATCCCTTTATTCTTTCCCACAGCATCCAGTCTGCAGCTGTGCTGCTATACAGTGTATAACAGCATACCCACACATCCACAAGTCTCATTGTTATTTGTTTGCAGTGGCTCAAGTCCACTGTAGGTCAACAAACTAGAACTAGTTTGTGGAGGGATATAAAGCTCTGTTCTCCCTTGACTTTGCATTTCACCAGATGTATGCATGGTGTTTGAGGTGCTGGGGTACCACCTACTGAAATGGATCATTAAGTCAAATTATCAAGGGCTGCCGCTGCCGTGTGTTAAGAGTATCATCAAACAGGTAATGTAGATCTGCACAAAACCCTCCCCTTTTGGCTTTATTTCTGTTTTGTGAAATAAGATCGGAAGATGGAAATAAGTGACTTGGATTTTACTCCGTTTTGAATCTGAAGTGACCTTGTTGGATTGAGATTGTGGTGTTTAAAGTTTTAGAATGATGGTCTGCCTTTGCTTTCCTGCAGGTGCTGCAGGGTTTAGATTACCTCCACACCAAATGTAAAATCATCCACACAGACATCAAGCCGGAGAACATTCTTCTGACTGTCAATGAGCCCTACATTAAGAAAATTGCAGTGGAAGCGACACAGTGGCAGAAGACCGGTTCTGCACCACCCTCTGGTTCTGCAGGTCAGTTTTTCTTCTCCTTGAGAACATTTACAAATTTTATCTGTTTGCTTGACTGAAATGTTTAGAAACCTGTGAATTGTGACTTGGATCAGGTATTTGTGTTGTCGCTATGAGTCATTTCTCACTGTGAATGTGGACATGACAAGTTCACTCTGAAAAGTGTGAGACTCCTGCTGAGCTTGCTGCCTCTGCATGACAGTCAGTGTTAATACATCTTGGTGTGAGTCAGCTCCCACAGAGGTGATGGATGTACTGCACATGTCCTTCACAAATAATCtaatcctcctcctcttttccGTCTTCCTACAGTAAGTACAGCTCCAGCACCCAAGACGGTAACTTTGTTCTTTCTCTTCTATTGCGGCTGTAGGTGTGTGTATTATTTAGATATTATCTGATACCGATGATACCGAAAGTGGTACCTTTGAAACAGTACCAGTGCTTAAACGCAAAAGTACCCAACCTGGTACTTAAAAAAATGAGAACAGCCTACAAATTTTGCGAATTCTTCAACACAATTTTGTGACATGTAAGATGAAAAGGATAGTCATTTAAATACTtcagtaatataaataaaattagtgataaataataataaattcacCGATATGTTCACAACAAATTGCCATCATTACCGCAGCAATGCAGAACACATGGAATGTGCAAAAATATTGCAAGATTTTGCACTAGCCTACATTTAACTGCATACATTCCGCACAATTCGAACAGAAAGTCACAGGTGATACACTGTTGTGGCGATATTAGACTACCGTCACAACTGCGTTTGCGATCTTAATCTTACACAGGAGAGCCGTGTATTAATTGAGCAAATGTAagttacttgcacaatatcttaagcacttgttgcaggtggctgagtcggCATCTTTTGAGGTGAAGTACAGCCAAACTTTATAGAGTTTCGGAGTATTTTACCTTAGAacaggggtgaccaaagtgaGGCCCCCATAGCTGTTAAAAATATTAGAggaaaagagttgtaatctcatgagaaaaagtcataattttacaagaataaagtaatattatgaggaaaaaatgtcattttagtaacattgaaatattaaagaaaaagatgttggttttttttgtaattagaaacaaaacaacaaataaagtttttttttattagattgcggaaaaagttatgttaagagaataatgtcaaaaatattatgggaatacatttatgattatgagaagaaaatttacaagaagaaagtttaaatagttgggggaaagcaaaacaaatgtaccATTTCAGAAATGAAATGGTACAATATTGCTACCCTTTCCCCCTATATTAGAAAATACATGCCAAGTCaatataaagttgttttttgttttttttttaatattacattcACTTTTGTTCTCTCTCAAGATGGCCAAAATGTCtaagaacaaaaagaagaaaatgaagaagaagcagaagaagcaGGCAGAGCAGCTTGAGGTGGGAGGAGGAATGGCACCGGAAGGTGAAGAGAAAGAGGAGGACACGACAGAAACGACCGACAGCACCTCCTCTGCCAACATCCCAAAGTCTGCCACGCTGCCAAACGACACAAATCATCCCATCACCGGTGACTGACCAAACGATACTTTATCTGTAATGTCTAATGCGGTATAAACCCACTGGCCTCAATATTAGGTACATCAAACACAAAAGCTTAATCACAAACTCTGCCTCTGCAAATATAAAAAGGCATACTGTGGATTGATGATGTCAGAGAAGTTGTATAATTTTGCTGTGGTGCTGATCTGCATAGCATCATACAGGGGGTCAAATGATACAGTAGTTGCCTTGATTAGCTACAGGAGTGGCAACGTCTTGAAAGTAAAAGTATGTTCTGCTGCAAACCACAACCACTAtataataaacattgttaaattTCAATCAGAAAGTTTGCATCATCTTTGCAaaggctctttttttttatgcatcGCATCTGATTTTCTAGCTGAAAGTAATGAAGTGTCTGCTAAGTGTAATACAACGTTCATGTCAAATGTGTTACAGAATCGCCAACCAACCAGCTACCCCAGCCTGCGAAAGAGGCAGGTGCACACATAGAGGCCACCAGCGAGGAGAGCAACATGGAGGTCAACGGTCACACCTCCATACTTCTGAGCACAGACAGCCcagaaagacaggaacatgGGACCCCGCATGTCGGTAAACAAGAGGACCTTCAGACCTGCAACAGTCCCTCTGATGAGCCTAAGCCTCAGTCACAGGAGCAGCAGCCTGCTTCCCTTGGCTCAGACGATGTCACCTCAGAACTAAATGATGAAGTCAAAACTGAGAGGAAGGCGGAGGAGATGGACGAAAGAGCCGGTGAAgatgaagaaaaccaaaatggtTAGTTGGTGCAACACATTACAGCACTTCACCAGATTATGGAAGTGGGGTAAGCTAATATAGACACCATGCTATCACGCTGATCAGTCAGTCCCTCTATTTGTGAACACATCATTAGAAAATAGCTGTTTGGTAAGTGATAGAAAACATCAATATTTTCTATTGTGAACTTCaactgtttttgtatttgtatataatgttccatccttcctctttcatttttcaacagaATCATCCAGTAGCTTGTTAGTAGACCCCCTGGACCCCTTGAATGCTGACAAGTTGCAGGTTAAGATCGCTGACCTTGGAAATGCTTGCTGGGTGGTGAGTGTAAATACTCGATTGCCTCTGTCATCAGTGATGACGTATTTGTCACATATGCTGTATGTTCAAGCCAGGCCCATCAAACTATTTCTGTTGAAACTGTCTTTTTCTGCATGCTCCTGCAGCACAAGCATTTCACAGATGACATCCAGACCCGTCAGTATCGATCCCTGGAGGTGCTGATAGGATTCGGCTACAGCACACCCGCAGATATTTGGAGCACAGCCTGTATGGTAAAATAAACGTACAAAAACGAGGACCCCAGTAGAAATTGAACCATAACATCAAAAAAGGTGTCATGAGAGTATTTTGATGAATCAACAAAACAGACTATTTAAGACGAGTTGAGAAATTCCATGAATTAACATTTagcactgttgaatcttaaggagactctaagaagagcttcaaaatgctaaaagaagtaattggagtgagacaaaagatttttttgagtaagcaatttattgaacacaaactgaaataggctgttcatcagctgttcaaaagtttaagaccatcgtgaaaaaaaacaacccagaaACCCCCATGAAATAGACATAAAATGTTGAATAAAGGTCTCAGTAAGGAGAAGCTgtgccgttcttgttaatcacgtcaaaaattaggtttgggcatgctgggagtcagtgtttccaggaggctagtgggaatgttgctccaggtggtgaagatggcttcacagagggcatccactgtctagaactgctgtccatttttgtaaacttcccttgccgtccatccccaaatgttctcaattggatttaaatcagaggaacatgcaggatggtccaaaagagtgacgttattcctctggaagaagacctttttcaggcgggcattgtgaactggaGCAttatcctgttgaaaaaccaaataattacaacacagacaagggccttcagtcataagGGATGCCCCCCCAACATCTCCACATTGccctttgacgcccctgcacaacctgaagcgccattgttccattgaaggaaaaaagcaCCCCCAGATCATCCATTGTGCCGTGCGGAAaacatctccttgtcatgccagtaacgttggaagccatcaggaccatcaaggttacatttttttctcatcagagaataaaacgttCTTCCACCTCTCAgtgtctcatgtttggtgctcatacaAATTCCAAAcgagcaattttgtggcgttgaaggagaggAGCCCTTTGAAGAcatattttgttcttaaaacccttttcTTGTCTGCATCTGCCGGTTATTgaactgcacttggcaccaataacaaccttcatttgggctgaggatcatCCTGTTTCTTGACGGACTGCC from Dunckerocampus dactyliophorus isolate RoL2022-P2 chromosome 8, RoL_Ddac_1.1, whole genome shotgun sequence encodes:
- the srpk1b gene encoding SRSF protein kinase 1b translates to MERKVLALQARKKRTKPRKPGKKPEPQGCGGGSKPSQADSPGPDQEEEILGSDDDEQEDPGDYCKGGYHHVKIGDLFNGRYHVIRKLGWGHFSTVWLAWDIQEKRFVAMKVVKSAEHYTETALDEIKLLKSVRNTDPSDPSRERVVQLLDDFKISGMNGTHVCMVFEVLGYHLLKWIIKSNYQGLPLPCVKSIIKQVLQGLDYLHTKCKIIHTDIKPENILLTVNEPYIKKIAVEATQWQKTGSAPPSGSAVSTAPAPKTMAKMSKNKKKKMKKKQKKQAEQLEVGGGMAPEGEEKEEDTTETTDSTSSANIPKSATLPNDTNHPITESPTNQLPQPAKEAGAHIEATSEESNMEVNGHTSILLSTDSPERQEHGTPHVGKQEDLQTCNSPSDEPKPQSQEQQPASLGSDDVTSELNDEVKTERKAEEMDERAGEDEENQNESSSSLLVDPLDPLNADKLQVKIADLGNACWVHKHFTDDIQTRQYRSLEVLIGFGYSTPADIWSTACMAFELATGDYLFEPHSGEDYSRDEDHIALIIELLGKVPRKLIAAGKYSKEFFSKKGDLRHISKLKPWGLFDVLVEKYEWSKEEAHTFSSFLQPMLDLVPERRATAAQCLSHPWLAS